The Vicia villosa cultivar HV-30 ecotype Madison, WI unplaced genomic scaffold, Vvil1.0 ctg.001953F_1_1, whole genome shotgun sequence genome window below encodes:
- the LOC131637230 gene encoding omega-3 fatty acid desaturase, endoplasmic reticulum-like: MAITASIHNHLSENKQTLGQETMAVSNVGGGADFDPSAPPPFKIAEIRAAIPKHCWVKSTWRSLSYVVRDVLVVAALVVAAIRFDSWFFWPVYWPLQGTMFWAIFVLGHDCGHGSFSDSYFVNSLVGHVLHSSILVPYHGWRISHRTHHQNHGNVEKDESWVPLTEKVYKSLDSMTKFVRFTVPLPMFAYPIYLWRRSPGKSGSHFHPDSNLFSPNERKEVTLSTVCWFLMFSFLLYLSFTTGPILILKLYGVPYWIFVMWLDFVTYLHHHGYTQKLPWYRGQEWSYLRGGLTTVDRDYGWINNIHHDIGTHVVHHLFPQIPHYHLVEATKAAKPVFGNYYREPEKSSPIPFHLIKYLVQSMKHDHFVSDTGEILFYQTDPELNNNHHD; encoded by the exons ATGGCTATAACAGCCTCTATTCATAATCACCTATCTGAAAACAAACAAACACTAGGCCAAGAAACCATGGCTGTGTCCAATGTTGGTGGTGGTGCTGATTTTGACCCTAGTGCTCCTCCACCTTTTAAGATTGCGGAAATTAGAGCTGCAATTCCAAAGCATTGTTGGGTGAagagtacttggagatctctgaGCTATGTTGTGAGGGATGTGTTGGTTGTTGCTGCATTGGTTGTTGCTGCAATTCGGTTTGATAGCTGGTTTTTTTGGCCGGTTTATTGGCCACTTCAAGGGACTATGTTTTGGGCAATTTTTGTTCTTGGACATGACTG TGGCCATGGAAGCTTCTCAGATAGCTATTTTGTGAATAGCTTGGTGGGCCATGTTTTGCATTCCTCAATTCTTGTTCCATACCATGGATG gagaattaGCCATAGGacacatcatcaaaaccatggGAATGTTGAGAAGGATGAGTCATGGGTTCCG TTGACAGAAAAGGTTTACAAGAGTCTTGACAGCATGACAAAGTTTGTGAGATTCACTGTGCCTTTACCAATGTTTGCATACCCAATTTATTTG TGGAGAAGAAGTCCTGGAAAATCAGGTTCTCACTTTCATCCAGATAGCAACCTGTTCTCACCCAATGAGAGAAAAGAAGTGACACTTTCAACAGTGTGTTGGTTTCTCatgttttcttttcttctttatttGTCCTTCACAACTGGTCCTATTCTAATTCTCAAGCTCTATGGAGTTCCCTATTGG ATATTTGTCATGTGGTTGGATTTTGTCACTTACTTGCATCACCATGGTTACACACAGAAATTACCATGGTACCGTGGCCAG GAATGGAGTTATCTAAGAGGTGGCCTTACAACCGTTGATCGTGACTATGGTTGGATTAATAACATTCATCATGACATTGGCACACATGTTGTTCATCATCTCTTCCCTCAAATTCCTCATTATCACTTGGTTGAAGCg ACAAAGGCAGCAAAACCGGTATTTGGAAATTATTACCGAGAGCCAGAAAAATCATCACCAATTCCATTTCATCTAATAAAATACCTAGTACAAAGCATGAAGCATGACCACTTTGTTAGTGACACTGGTGAAATTCTGTTTTATCAAACTGATCCAGAGCTGAACAACAATCACCATGACTAA